A region from the Gossypium hirsutum isolate 1008001.06 chromosome A08, Gossypium_hirsutum_v2.1, whole genome shotgun sequence genome encodes:
- the LOC107920446 gene encoding late embryogenesis abundant protein 6 has translation MMHTMKEKISNMASSAKEHVNIGKAQLEEKLEKAPASTEEEKELAHERKKAKEARAKMELHQDKVKHIQEKMRAKQPQYLHGYGYDLDHDPTLERDETTAPPYHHTAHPPTHGHH, from the exons ATGATGCACACAATGAAGGAGAAGATTAGCAACATGGCCAGTAGCGCCAAGGAGCATGTCAACATCGGCAAAGCTCAACTTGAAGAAAAG TTGGAGAAAGCACCGGCTTCTACAGAAGAAGAGAAGGAGTTGGCTCATGAGCGTAAAAAAGCCAAGGAAGCTCGAGCAAAGATGGAGTTGCATCAGGATAAGGTCAAGCACATACAGGAGAAAATGAGGGCTAAACAACCCCAATATCTCCATGGCTATGGCTATGACCTGGATCATGACCCAACACTTGAAAGGGATGAAACCACCGCTCCTCCCTATCATCATACAGCGCATCCCCCAACTCACGGCCATCACTAG
- the LOC107920345 gene encoding plant intracellular Ras-group-related LRR protein 5, which translates to MAVMSKQDPSPAFVETVQEIMRLYRSLPPRPSIEDVAAAKSVLKTVENEEKIKLEEISMEQPPEDVPEELFSVLQQVRKTMVLFQSHQQKKEALYLVEADKMFETFDGLIQRASLLVSGDTQDEKVTTFREQVRKFDREAVISDDSLVKRKEDGDLDKDDVKGLVRSSSSKASFFSGENSSEKLNLMKTAALIENTAKTGGIVLDLRGKLMDQIEWLPVSIGKLKDVSELDLSENRIMALPPSIGGLQALTKLDLHSNQLINLPDSVGELVNLIELDLRANRLKSLPATFGNLTNLMNLDLSSNEFTHLPETIGNLTSLRRLIVETNELEELPYTIGNCSLLSELRLDFNQIKALPEAVGKLERLEILTAHYNRLKGLPTTMGNLSNLKELDVSFNEIEFIPENLCFAVSLRKLNVGKNFADLRALPRSIGNLEMLEELDISDNQIRVLPDSFRLLSKLRVFRADETPLEVPPREVIKLGAQAVVEFMADLVAKRDTKAAPPKKEKGFWFRICSICWPFRTANTDDNM; encoded by the exons ATGGCGGTGATGTCAAAGCAAGATCCATCACCAGCTTTTGTAGAAACGGTACAAGAAATCATGAGACTTTACAGATCACTTCCACCAAGGCCTTCAATTGAAGACGTTGCAGCAGCCAAATCCGTTCTCAAAACtgtagaaaatgaagaaaaaataaagCTTGAGGAGATCTCAATGGAACAACCACCTGAAGATGTCCCTGAGGAACTCTTCTCCGTTCTGCAACAGGTGAGGAAGACCATGGTGTTGTTTCAGAGCCACCAACAAAAAAAAGAGGCCCTTTACTTGGTTGAAGCTGACAAGATGTTTGAGACGTTTGATGGGTTGATTCAAAGGGCGTCTTTGCTGGTTTCTGGGGATACCCAAGATGAAAAGGTGACTACTTTTAGGGAACAAGTAAGGAAATTTGATAGAGAAGCTGTTATCAGTGATGACAGTTTGGTGAAGAGAAAGGAAGATGGTGATTTGGATAAAGATGATGTAAAGGGTTTGGTTAGAAGTTCTTCTTCAAAGGCTTCTTTCTTTTCAG GTGAAAATAGCAGTGAAAAACTAAACCTAATGAAGACAGCAGCGCTTATAGAAAATACTGCTAAAACAGGAGGGATAGTTCTTGATCTTAGAGGCAAGTTGATGGACCAGATAGAGTGGCTCCCTGTATCAATTGGGAAATTAAAGGATGTGAGCGAATTGGACTTATCCGAAAACCGTATCATGGCGCTACCACCCTCCATTGGTGGCCTTCAAGCCTTGACAAAGCTTGATCTTCACTCGAACCAACTTATAAACCTTCCTGATTCGGTTGGGGAACTTGTGAATCTAATAGAGCTTGATCTCCGTGCGAACAGGTTAAAGTCGCTGCCTGCTACTTTTGGGAACTTGACAAACCTCATGAATCTAGATTTGAGTTCAAATGAGTTCACCCATTTGCCTGAGACAATTGGAAATTTAACGTCTTTGAGGAGACTAATTGTTGAAACAAATGAGCTTGAAGAACTTCCATACACAATAGGAAATTGCTCCTTACTTTCGGAGCTAAGATTAGATTTTAATCAGATAAAGGCTCTTCCTGAGGCTGTTGGGAAGCTTGAACGCTTGGAGATTCTCACTGCACATTATAACAGGCTCAAAGGGTTGCCGACAACAATGGGCAACCTCTCCAATCTAAAGGAGCTCGACGTAAGCTTCAACGAGATTGAGTTCATTCCTGAGAACCTCTGTTTTGCAGTAAGTCTCAGAAAATTGAATGTTGGGAAGAACTTTGCAGATTTAAGAGCCTTACCAAGATCAATTGGAAACCTTGAGATGCTTGAAGAGTTGGACATAAGTGACAACCAGATCAGAGTTTTACCCGATTCTTTCAGATTATTGTCGAAATTGAGAGTTTTCCGAGCTGATGAGACTCCCTTGGAAGTTCCACCAAGAGAAGTAATCAAATTGGGTGCTCAG GCTGTTGTTGAGTTCATGGCTGATCTTGTTGCCAAGAGGGATACCAAGGCAGCACCACCAAAGAAGGAGAAGGGTTTTTGGTTCAGGATTTGCTCGATTTGTTGGCCGTTCCGGACCGCAAATACAGACGACAACATGTAA
- the LOC107918760 gene encoding protein LOL1, which translates to MPVPLAPYPTPSGSYTPPANGAQSQLVCSGCRNLLMYPAGATSVCCAVCNAITAVPPPGTEMAQLVCGGCHTLLMYIRGATSVQCSCCHTVNLALEANQVAHVNCGNCRMLLMYQYGARSVKCAVCNFVTSVGGSASGAAEQKFNNT; encoded by the exons ATGCCAGTTCCTCTTGCTCCATATCCAACACCTTCAGGGTCATATACTCCTCCTGCGAATG GGGCTCAAAGCCAGCTTGTATGTTCTGGATGCCGAAATCTATTAATGTATCCAGCTGGAGCAACCTCTGTGTGTTGTGCTGTTTGCAATGCAATAACAGCTGTGCCACCTCCTG GAACAGAAATGGCCCAGTTAGTTTGTGGAGGCTGCCATACCTTATTGATGTACATTCGTGGAGCCACAAGTGTTCAATGTTCATGCTGTCACACTGTCAATTTGGCCTTGGAAG CAAATCAGGTGGCACATGTAAATTGTGGGAACTGCAGGATGCTACTAATGTACCAGTATGGAGCAAGATCTGTAAAATGTGCAGTTTGCAATTTTGTCACATCAGTTGGG GGATCAGCAAGTGGTGCAGCAGAACAGAAGTTCAACAACACCTAA
- the LOC107920443 gene encoding uncharacterized protein — protein MRFFRRIAGLLGLARDDGQEVKDQENDPQNNSQTPNNPPVFQETGLPRRGFSVPVQVAAARPHPGPLLLPCTSSDGGVQGLKWYAKRLRIDEAGDVADEFLDEVLPQTSGSANAENEKAFPKFQVKYNTRVANVKTQVMSHDGKIQQCVEYQGRLQWI, from the exons ATGCGATTCTTTAGAAGAATAGCGGGGCTGCTGGGCCTTGCCAGAGACGATGGCCAGGAAGTGAAAGACCAAGAAAATGACCCTCAAAACAATTCCCAAACACCCAACAACCCTCCAGTTTTCCAAGAAACTGGGCTTCCTAGAAGGGGCTTTAGCGTCCCTGTTCAGGTCGCTGCCGCTCGTCCCCATCCTGGTCCTCTCCTCCTCCCCTGCACTTCCTCTGACGGCGGCGTCCAG GGTCTGAAATGGTATGCAAAGCGTCTTAGGATAGATGAAGCTGGAGACGTAGCGGATGAGTTCTTGGATGAAGTTTTGCCACAAACATCAGGGTCAGCTAATGCAGAAAATGAGAAGGCATTCCCCAAGTTCCAAGTGAAGTATAATACGAGAGTAGCCAATGTGAAGACCCAAGTCATGTCACATGATGGTAAAATCCAGCAGTGTGTAGAGTACCAAGGAAGATTACAATGGATATGA